A segment of the Brevinematales bacterium genome:
ACATCGAGCATAACCGCACCGATCAGGCGGTTCCGGTGCGCCCCGCGCGCGTCATCATAGTCGAGGGGATTCTGGTGCTGGAAAATCCGCAGATGTCGGAAATGATGGATATTAAGGTATTCGTGGACGCGGACGCCGACCTCCGGCTGATACGGAAAATCAAGCGCGACGTGATCGAACGGAAACGTACCCTCGAATCGGTGATCGCGCAGTACGAGAATTTCAGTAAGCCGATGCACGAGCAGTTTATTGAGCCTACCAAGAAGAAGGCGGATATCATTATTCCCAACGGGGGATATAATGAGGTGGGGATCGGGATGCTGATCGATAAAATCCGGGCGATTATCGCCGAAAAACAGAGGAGTCTCCCGTGAAGGCGAAATACTATATAGTGGACGTTTTTGCCGAAGAGAAGGGCGGCGGTAACCAGCTTGCGGTGGTGTTCCCCAAGCACGAATTGTCCGATGAGGAAATGCAGGCGATTGCGCTGGAGTTTCATTTTTCGGAGACCACGTTCGTGACCGGAATGACGGGCGATGCGTATACGGCGCGGATTTTTACCCCCGCCGTGGAAGTCCCGTTCGCGGGGCATCCCACTCTAGGTACGGCGGCTGTTATCGCGCGCGAGTACGGGCTGGATAAACAGAAGCCGGTAAAACTATCCCTGAAGATCGGGATTATACCCGTGACCATGCCCGCCGATGACGGTGTTTTATGGATGAAGCAGAATCAGCCTGAATTCGGGGCGCGTTACGATATCAAGACGATTGCCGAAAAATTCGGCATGTATATGAACGATTTCCATCACGATTATCCGCCGGCTGTGGTATCGACCGGCATCCCGTTTTTAATGATTCCTCTCGGCGGCGCGGACGCATTGAAAAACTCTCAGGCCGTATTCTCGAAAGGGAGCGGAATTATGCCCGAAGATATGAAACATTCATTCTATTGCTTCCTTCCGCCGGAACGCCCGCACGGGGGAACCGCGACCGCGAGGCTTTTCGCGCCCCGCTTCGGGGTATCGGAGGATCCGGCCACCGGAAGCGCTGCGGGATGTCTGGGGGCGTACCTGACCCAATACGGGCCGGATAAGACGATCGATATAAGAATTAACCAGGGCGCGGAAGTAAACCGTCCGTCCGTGCTCTATGTGAAGACGACGAAAACGGGCGATAAATTTGAAATTCTGGTGGGCGGTAAGGTGGTGTTTTTTTCCGAGGGGCATGTCCTGAGTTAACCGAAGGGCATATCGTGAATTAGTCGATGATGGCTTCCCCGAGTTTCTCGATCAGTTCCCATGTTTCACTGGAAATTTCTTCGTCGAACTCGATGGCGATATAGAACTTGATCCGGCTTTCGTCCTGGTTGATACGCACGACCTTCCCCGACAATTCGAGGTTATTGACATTCTCCGCTCCGAGCTTATCCATAATAAATCCGAACGCCTGTTCCTTGATGTCCTCCGCGATAGTGCCGTGGCACTCCAGCAGAACTCCGCCGTTACTGATATTCGATATCCGCGCGCTGATTTTCACCAACTGCGGCGTATTCATAAACTTCAGTAACTGGTTCTGCTTCAGGCGGAAACGCGGGTGCTTGCGGTGCTCGTTACCGTTACGGTTCTTATTATGTAAATCCTGCTCGAGACGGTCGTAAATCGTATCCTTGCCGAGGAACTTCGAACGGTACAACGCTTTATCGGCGATATCGATTAATGAAGTATAGTCGGTGGCGTCGAACGGATAGGTGGCGATCCCGGCGGAGAAGGTGATCACCGCGGAAGGATTCGCTATATTATCGGCGGAGAATTCCCTATGGATTCTCTCCTTGAGACGCTCGGCGATTGCGCGCGCGCCGATACGCCCGGTCTGCGGAAGCAGTATCGCGAATTCGTCTCCGCCGAAACGGGAAACGATATCTTCACCGCGTACCTGTTCCCTCAGGAGATCGCTGAAACGGATCAGTACTTCGTCGCCGTACAAATGGCCTTCGGTATCGTTAATGACCTTAAAGTTATCGAGGTCGAGCAGAATAATAGAAAATTTCTGCTGGTAACGGTCGGCGCGGATAATTTCCTTCTGGACAAATTCCTTGAAGAAGCGGGGATTGTAGAGCCGGGTCTTCGGGTCTTCCTTGCTATAGGTATAGATTTTCTCGAAAAGCCCGTACTCGATGAAAATAGGGTTCTTCAGGATGTGCGCGACATTCATAAAGTAGTCCAGCGCCGCGATTCGGATATCGATTTTTCTATGCTCGAGGGAGATATCTTTACGATGGGCGAGGATTTTATAGAAATGATTCTTCGATTCTTCGTTATCGAACTCAAGATTGGTTAGGAAACTGATGATAAATTTATAGAACCACGGCGGTAAATTTTCATCGCTGAAAGAATCCCGCACCTGTTCTTCATTTTCATCAAGATTCGAGAGAAAATCCGCGATGAAGGTATTGATAATACTATCGCGTTCCGGTACGTCTTCCAACGTCTCAAAATCCATAAAGCCCCGCATTCTTCACAAATTTCACGATATAATATAGACCCGATTGATAAATAAGTCAAAAAATAATGGAAAATGATTCGGTTTGGTATTATAATTAGATTAATGGGATAATCGTATTAGTTCATTTGAACAAAGGGGGAACTATGAAAAAATTATTTCCGTATAGCGTTATTTTTCTACTGCTATTTGCCGTCAGTGTTCCGTTTTTCGGCCAATTCGGTAAAAAGGATAAAACCCCGCCGGAATCCCCGAGCATTCAACAGGGCGGGGATTGGTCGCATTTCGATTGCGTCATCGCCCCGTCCCTATCGACCGCGTTTGTCCTGTTCGGTTTCTTCGAGGGCAGTCTCGGCATCAACAGTTACTGGGAGCGGATGGTCAGCAAGGGCGCCGCGATTGTTCCGGTGTACTTCGTGAACCCCTTGGACGGGCTGGGGCTGACGCTCGGTTTCGGCGGTCTGGTCGGGTTGGAACGCCTGATGGACTCCGAGACGAACTTCGGGATGCTCAACGATTTCGCGTACACGTGGCTGATGGAGGGGACGATGTACGCCGCGTATCTGGGGTATGTCAACTCCCGTATCCATGCCGCACCCGGGATTTACCAGAACGACTGGCGGAAGGGGTTGACCGATTTCGAGGGGGATGAGTTTATCGCGCTTCCCGACGCCGTTTTCGAAAAGGAGTGGAGGCCGTATAGCTTCGGCGAGCTCTTTACCGCGCCTCTCGACGGGAATCATTATAACGATCTGGCGATGCTGATCCTGCCGTTCGCTGGTGTGATCGGACCGCTTATCATGTATCCCGCCGATAAGGCGATCTGGAACACCGGCAAGACCTACATCGGGAACTGGGAAACTCCCGCGATAGCGTCTATCCCGATCATGCTGCTGTTCTTCTACCTCGAGTCGACTATTATCGCCGTATCGGAGGAGTCGATCTTCCGGGGATTCCTTTACGAAGATATCGCCGCGAGTTCGGGGCATGTCAACGCGAAAATCTTCGACTGCATCGCGTTCCCGGCGATACATATCCCGCAGGAGATAGAGATGGGGTATAACGGCGGCCAGATCGCGCTCGATTTCCTGCGGCGCGCGGTGCTGACATTCTACCTCGATTTCCTCTACGACCGGGGCGGGCTGACCCATACGGTCACCGCGCATATGCTGATCGACTTCTCGCAGATGTTCACCCTATGGCTCATGCGAGGGGGGGCGCCGCAGAGCAGCGTATCCGACCTGATCGGGACGATTATGCCGCTGGAGTTCGCGGTACGGCTGGCGTTCTAGTATTCGATCATTGCGGGGCGGAGCCGAAGCAATCAGTTATGCAGTATGAATTTTAGCATGATAACTACCGCTTCATCCCGAGCCAGTCGAGGGACGGAGTAATTACACTCAGCCTCAATATTTACATTATTCCAATCATAACTGCTTTCCGCTACCTATTCTTAGGTAAAGTAGATAGCGTTTTTCAAGGGTTCGGGTTATAATATTGCAGAGGTGAATATGATCGACGAGGGAGATTCGCGGAAGCGCAGGGGATGGATGATGCTGGGTATCGGGCTGGCGATCCTCGGAATCCTGATCGTTCCCGCGTTGATACCGGTCAGTCCTCTCGAGGGAATCCTCCCCGTATCGAAGCTCGCCGACCCCGACAGCCGTTTCACGAATATCGGCGGGGTGACGCTTCATTATAAAATAATGGGAAAGGGCGAGCCGGTATTTTTCCTGCTCCACGGGTTCGGGGCGAGCCTGTACTCATGGAAACGGGTGATGCCCGAACTCGCGAAGCTCGGAACCGTTGTCGCCTACGACCGTCTCGGATTCGGGCTGACTGTGCGGCTTCTGCCGGGCGGGTGGACGAATGAGAATCCCTACTCGATGCCCGCGCAGGTGAAGGCCGCCGCGGGGCTTCTGGACGCGCTCGGGGTCGGGAAAGCGGTATGGGTGGGTCATTCCGCGGGCGGAGTAGTCGCGGTCGAGGCGGCCGCGGCGTATCCCGATAAGGTGCAGGCGCTGATCCTCGAGGATTCCCCTCTGCTTGGGGGCGTCCCTAAGATGGCGCAATTCCTGTACTCTATCCCGTCGGTCGACCATTTCGGCCCGGTATTCCTGCGGGGTATCCGCGAATGGGGGATGGACGTCCTCTTGAGCGCATGGCACGATACCAATAAAATCACCGGGGAAGACGTCGAACTCTACCTGAAGCCCCTGAGTATGAGTAACTGGGACATCGGGTTGTGGGAGTTCACGAAAGCCGCGTCTCAGGGCGATACGAAGGAAAAATTTAAGAAGATAACCGTCCCGGTACTGGTCATAACGGGCGACGACGATAAAATTGTCCCCGCCGGCGATACTGTCTCGCTGACCAACCTGATACCCGGCGCAAGGCTGGCGGTTATCCATGAATGCGGGCATATCCCCCATGAGGAACAGCCCGTCGAGTTCATGGACGCGGTCAAAGGATTTATCGATAAAATGAAAGGGGAGTGATATGAAGAAATATGTGTTTCCGCTGATATTTATCTTTGTTTCATGCGCCGGGAATACGGTGAAGCTGACGACGCAGGAGGAGAAGCAGGTACAAAAAGTGCTTGCCTCGAAGCCGCATATGCTGTCGTCCTATTCCACCGACGCGCTGTCGAAACCGTTGTACCAGAGAATTTTAACCGCGCCGGATTTCCTGGTCAAGTACCTGATCGAATTCGATAATATGCCCGGCTATAAGCCCTATGCGCCGACCGCGAAACAGCTTGCCGAAATCAGCAATAATATAGAGATGCTCCCGCCTTATGTGAAAAAGGTCATGCAGGAGCGGCTTCTCGGATTTTATTTCATCGATACCTTTCTCGGGAGCGGGATGGCCGATTTCTGTGTCGACGGTCAGGGGGAAATATACTTCTTTATCTTTTTCAACCCCGAAATCCTGAATCATTCCTTTTCGGAATGGGTGACGATGAAGGATATCACCTGTTTTATCCCGGATGTCGTGGCCGAAATGAAAACGCTCGACGGTAAAAACAAAGCCTACTCCGCGAATAGTATCGAGATTGCCGTCAGCGGAAATTACACCGGATTTTTCTACACCCTTCTGCACGAGGGCACTCACGGGGTCGACTATGTCAAGAACATCACCCCGTATATCGAGGAGATTTTCAGGAGCATCAGTATTTTCTTCAATAAACCCGTCAAGGATGCGTCCGTTTTTACGAAAAACGTATGGGACGGCATCAAATCTCCCGTGCCGGAATATAAATTTCCGCTTCGGAAGTCGATTACCGTGTTCGGGTGGGGTGGCGGCCCGAAGATACCGATGAAGGACGCCCCGGAGGTCTATCAGTCGCTCGCCGGGACGCCGTTTGTCACTCTCTACGGGGCGACCTCATGGGCGGAGGATTTAGCGGAGTTCGTCACCTACTATCACATGACGCAGAAACTCGGACAGACCTATACGATAACCGTCAAATCCAACGGGAAGGCGGTATTTTCCTATTCGCCGATGACCAACGATATGGTCAAGGCTCGGTTCGCTTCGGTACAATTATTTTATCAATAGGAGACACTATGGCCTTACGTTCGGGCGGCTGGGAAGCCCCGTGGATCACTAAAAGCGCCCGCAGGATACGGAATACATTCTATATCACGATGTTTTCCCTGCTCGGCGTGTATTTTGTTATCCGTCACCTCCTGCAATTAAAGATCGACGGGATATATTTTCTCGTGATATTTTTTTCGCTGTACGGCGGTGGGTTAGCGATTACGATTTCGCTCGAGCGGAAAGTGAAACGCGCGACACGGGTAAAGAAGGCGGAGGAGTATATTGCGACGCACCCGGAGTTAGACCCGGCGAAAAGGGACGGACTGATAAACGGGATGGAGGTCGACGGCATGAGCTCCGAGGAACGCGAGATCGCGACGGGGCTGATCCAGTATGATAACCCTCCCGCCGACGATACCGGGAATTAGAACCGGTAGAACGTCCACTGCTGGACTAAGCCGGCGAATCCGTATTCCTTCACCGTATTCTCGTAGCTCGGCCAGTTATCCCCGTAGTGCACGAGGAACATCTTTGCCTTGATTTCCGGGGGTAACGTGTTCAGTTCGTCGATAGACGCGTGAACGCCGCCGGTGAAAAATTGGCAATCGTGGAATATCGCCTCAAGGTGGAACATCGCATCGAATTGAAGGATGAGTTCCGGGTCGAAACGGGAGTCGCTGGTAAAAAGGATACGTTCGTCGATTATCGCGCCGCAGCTCCAGAAAGACGTATGCCAGTCCATCGAATGTTCGGGGATATGCATGGTACGCGGCGCTTTGAGGTCGATTTCGCCGATAATCGCGTTCCATGTCTCGCGCGGGTAATCCTTCATATATACCGGGCGGATAATATTCCAGAAGTCGGGGAATTCCAGATAATGCCCGAACGATTCCTCGCTGTATGCGCACCCGCCCTGGAGGGACTTTTCCCAGAGTATCTTCTGGTACTCTTCGTTGATGACCACATTCGGCTTCTTCATCGCGACATACCGCCCCATCAGCATCACTTCCTCCAGACCGCCGATATGGTCGGCGTGGGAATGCGTAATCAGGAAGTTCTGTATATCGGTGACTTTTAATCCGAGCTCATAGATAGCCTGACTGGAACGGGTGCCGAAATCGATCATCAGATGGTCGTTCCCTTTTATAATTATCGGGTTGGTCTGGTAGTGCTTTTTCGAGAACGCGCTGCCGACTCCGATAAAGAATATTGAGAGATGCCCGTCGTTTGTCAACGGGAGCTTGGTTCCTTCGAATTTTTCAATTTTCATTTCTTTTCCTTCTTATCTAACGTGTAGTACGTGTGCGGCAAACCGAACCCGGCAAAGCCGTTCTCGATTACCTTACCCTCGAAATTCCGCCAGTTGTCCGAATAATGCACGAGATACATCTTCTTCTTCGTCCCGGCGGGGAGCTGCGAAAGCTGGTCGAATGAGGCGTGCACTCCGCCGGTGAAAAATTGGCAGTCCTGAAATATAGCCTCTATCGGGAGTTTGGACGTATATTCCTCGAACATCGGCGGATCGAAACGGGTATCCGCGGGATAAAAGATGCGGTCGTCGATAAT
Coding sequences within it:
- a CDS encoding alpha/beta hydrolase is translated as MIDEGDSRKRRGWMMLGIGLAILGILIVPALIPVSPLEGILPVSKLADPDSRFTNIGGVTLHYKIMGKGEPVFFLLHGFGASLYSWKRVMPELAKLGTVVAYDRLGFGLTVRLLPGGWTNENPYSMPAQVKAAAGLLDALGVGKAVWVGHSAGGVVAVEAAAAYPDKVQALILEDSPLLGGVPKMAQFLYSIPSVDHFGPVFLRGIREWGMDVLLSAWHDTNKITGEDVELYLKPLSMSNWDIGLWEFTKAASQGDTKEKFKKITVPVLVITGDDDKIVPAGDTVSLTNLIPGARLAVIHECGHIPHEEQPVEFMDAVKGFIDKMKGE
- a CDS encoding CPBP family intramembrane metalloprotease; amino-acid sequence: MKKLFPYSVIFLLLFAVSVPFFGQFGKKDKTPPESPSIQQGGDWSHFDCVIAPSLSTAFVLFGFFEGSLGINSYWERMVSKGAAIVPVYFVNPLDGLGLTLGFGGLVGLERLMDSETNFGMLNDFAYTWLMEGTMYAAYLGYVNSRIHAAPGIYQNDWRKGLTDFEGDEFIALPDAVFEKEWRPYSFGELFTAPLDGNHYNDLAMLILPFAGVIGPLIMYPADKAIWNTGKTYIGNWETPAIASIPIMLLFFYLESTIIAVSEESIFRGFLYEDIAASSGHVNAKIFDCIAFPAIHIPQEIEMGYNGGQIALDFLRRAVLTFYLDFLYDRGGLTHTVTAHMLIDFSQMFTLWLMRGGAPQSSVSDLIGTIMPLEFAVRLAF
- a CDS encoding MBL fold metallo-hydrolase — its product is MKIEKFEGTKLPLTNDGHLSIFFIGVGSAFSKKHYQTNPIIIKGNDHLMIDFGTRSSQAIYELGLKVTDIQNFLITHSHADHIGGLEEVMLMGRYVAMKKPNVVINEEYQKILWEKSLQGGCAYSEESFGHYLEFPDFWNIIRPVYMKDYPRETWNAIIGEIDLKAPRTMHIPEHSMDWHTSFWSCGAIIDERILFTSDSRFDPELILQFDAMFHLEAIFHDCQFFTGGVHASIDELNTLPPEIKAKMFLVHYGDNWPSYENTVKEYGFAGLVQQWTFYRF
- a CDS encoding PhzF family phenazine biosynthesis protein, translating into MKAKYYIVDVFAEEKGGGNQLAVVFPKHELSDEEMQAIALEFHFSETTFVTGMTGDAYTARIFTPAVEVPFAGHPTLGTAAVIAREYGLDKQKPVKLSLKIGIIPVTMPADDGVLWMKQNQPEFGARYDIKTIAEKFGMYMNDFHHDYPPAVVSTGIPFLMIPLGGADALKNSQAVFSKGSGIMPEDMKHSFYCFLPPERPHGGTATARLFAPRFGVSEDPATGSAAGCLGAYLTQYGPDKTIDIRINQGAEVNRPSVLYVKTTKTGDKFEILVGGKVVFFSEGHVLS
- the udk gene encoding uridine kinase, with product MKDPIIIGIAGGSASGKTTLADRIIAEITSDIVLIRHDNYYKRQDHIPLADRPKVNYDHPSAFDTDLLIADLKRLCDGRSVEVPVYSYIEHNRTDQAVPVRPARVIIVEGILVLENPQMSEMMDIKVFVDADADLRLIRKIKRDVIERKRTLESVIAQYENFSKPMHEQFIEPTKKKADIIIPNGGYNEVGIGMLIDKIRAIIAEKQRSLP
- a CDS encoding GGDEF domain-containing protein, producing MDFETLEDVPERDSIINTFIADFLSNLDENEEQVRDSFSDENLPPWFYKFIISFLTNLEFDNEESKNHFYKILAHRKDISLEHRKIDIRIAALDYFMNVAHILKNPIFIEYGLFEKIYTYSKEDPKTRLYNPRFFKEFVQKEIIRADRYQQKFSIILLDLDNFKVINDTEGHLYGDEVLIRFSDLLREQVRGEDIVSRFGGDEFAILLPQTGRIGARAIAERLKERIHREFSADNIANPSAVITFSAGIATYPFDATDYTSLIDIADKALYRSKFLGKDTIYDRLEQDLHNKNRNGNEHRKHPRFRLKQNQLLKFMNTPQLVKISARISNISNGGVLLECHGTIAEDIKEQAFGFIMDKLGAENVNNLELSGKVVRINQDESRIKFYIAIEFDEEISSETWELIEKLGEAIID